The following nucleotide sequence is from Chloroflexota bacterium.
ATTGTTCGGCATCGACCTGAGCGCCGGCGGTCAGGCCGCGATCATGCAGCGCGCGGGCCAAGCGGCGCAGCCACGCGTCGCGGCGATCCAGGCGCAGATCCGTCAGAGTGTCGTGGTCGGCAGCGACGAGACCAGTGCGCGAGTGGATGGACGCAACCACTGGGAATGGGTCTTCCGGGCCGCGGGAGCCGTCCTGCACGTGATCCGGCCCAGTCGCGGGGTCGATGTGATTGAGTCGGTCATGGGTGACGCGCGGGTTGGCACCTGGGTCTGTGACTGCTGGGCGCCGCAGTTGCACGCACCGGCCGAGCGGTTCCAGTTGTGCCTGGCGCATCAGATCCGCAATCTGGAAGGCCTGCGCGCAAAGTGCCCGCACTTGCGTTGGGCCCGCGACCTGCAGGCGCTGTTCCGGGAGGCGATTCACTTGGGCAAGCGTCGACTGGCCCTGACGGCCGACGGCTACCGCCGACCGGTCTTGAGTTTGATGCCGTGCTGCTGAAATTGGCCCCAGAGGCCGCCGAGCGTGTACTGAATGCCGTGGCGCTCGCGCAGCCAGCGTTGGGCGTCCGCCAATTGCGCAATCCGACCGGCCCGCATTTCGGTTTCGAGGTCGCTCCAGGCAGTCGCTGTCATGTAAGGCTTCTGGCCGGGTGCGTGCTTGATCGTGAGCAGCCCGTCCAAACCGCTGCGCTGATATTGCCGCCACCAGCGCCGCAGTTGGCGGGCGCTGTAGCCCACCTGACTAGCGCAGGTCGCCAGACTGCGCACCTGACCGCGCTTGAGCAAACGCAGCGCATGCACGCGTAGCGCGGCGGGCTGGCCGCGCAGGGCTTTTTCACGGGCGGCTAGTTGTTCGACGGACTCGTGGATCGCCACCAGATAATTGGTCGGCATGTGCGTCACCTCGACACGTGATGCCGTCTATTATAGGACATTATCAGTCTGAAACAGTATTATAGCCCAACACAGGATACCTGATCTCTTTGGTCCCCGGCTCCAACGGCGATTGTATAACAAGACTGTTATCGCCTTTGACAAACATAGACCGGGGGTATGGCAGACCCACTTGGCGTGCCAATAAGAAATCTGTTGAGGCATTTACAATAACGAGATCGTTGACGACGAGTGTAAAACATGAAGGCGAATGAGCAAATGCCGGTGTTCCGACCCCAAGAAAACTCACTCCCCGCTGGGCACCTTTAGTTCTATATATTAGAAGAGCCCTATCTGCCATTCCGATTCTTGCAGCAATGTAGAAATTTGGAACGATCTGCCAAAAGTTTTGATCAAGATATTGGTGAAAACCTAGCCACAAACCAATCCTTATTTTGTCGAACCAGTCAAGCAGGATATCAAAGTCGACAGTTGAGACCCCGTTCAGCGCCAGCAATTTCTCCACAATAGGCTTTGCCCGAATTTCGAGCTTAGCAAATGACGCATTGCAATTATCGCAGGCGGGGAACTTAAACTGGTCAAACGCGAACTTCCCAAAAGGCTCTTGCTGGCTCATGAAGGGGCCAACATTGATTGGGCGCTTAGGATCACCCGTCATGCTAATGAGCCACCGAGGGATAACATGTTCGTTCGTCTTGGTCCCTGGCTTTCTTCCACAAAAAATGCAAACTCGTCTGCGAGCACGGTTCGTTTCTGCCACAAAGTCTTTGCCAGCCATTCCACACCTCATTGAGGCCAAGGACACGATTCTTCTGCCAAGAATGGTTAGTAGTATAAGATCTAGTTTAGCAGTCTGTCAATCCGTTTTGCGTTTTCGCCACATCGTATTTGCGCTTTACAACGATACTCTCCAATTACCGCTCACGTTCACTTGATGATCTTCCCCTCGCCCGGCACATAGCGTTCCGGCGAGAGGACGATGCCACTGTGCGACGTCTCGCGCACAGATTCGGCGCCGGGGGCGGGCGCGCTCTCCAGTTCGGCCAACCAGGCGCGCAGTTTTTCCTGTTCGTCGGGGTTGAGCGCGTAGCGCGTGGCGCGGTCGAGCAGGTGTTTGCCGAGCCAGCCGAGCGCTATGCGCCGCAGGTCGGCGGCGTCGCGGTAGGGCCGCCAGTCGGCGTACTGCGTCACGTCGCGGGCGAAGGCGTCGGCGGCGGGCGTGTGCAGCATCTCGCGGCGAAAGAGCGCGGGCAGGCGGCCGGCGCGCCGCGCGATCTGCCATTCGAGCCCGACCGGCGCGGTGATGTCTTCGCCGAGCACGAGGATATGCGCATCGGCGCGCGCGACGGCGGCAGCATCGAGCGGCTCGCCGGGGCCGGGCGTGAACGTCACTGCCCAGCCGAGCGTGGTCGGGATCGTGGTGACGGCGTGGCCGAGCACGCCGCGCTCGCGGGAGAGGCCCGGCGCGGCGGAGATGTAGAGGTTGATGCGGCTGCGAATGTCGTCGATCATGGAGAACCTCTATTTAACCGCAGAGAGCGCAGAGCACGCAGAGAGAAACCGGATAATCTCTGCGTTCTCCGTGTGCTCTGCGGTTAGCCTTTTCTTGGTGTTCCTTCGTGCGCTTTCGTGGCAAGGTTATATTCGCGTCGATTCGCGTTATTGGCGGAACCTTGTGTTTGTCTCTGCGTGCTCTGCGATCTCTGCGGTAAGGTTCGTTCGCGTTATTCGTGGATAGCAGAAAGCCCTGCCGCGTGGGCAGGGCTTGGTGACGCGTTGTCGATGGCAGGCGGCTACCTGAGGAAGCCAACCGTCTGCACCCAACTGATGACCGGGCCGGGCAGCACGCCGAGCACCAGAACACCCACCGCCGCGACGACGATGGCAACTTGCAGCGCGCCGGACGGCGAGCCGATCTGCACGGTTTCGTCGGCGGGCTTCGTGTACATAAGCATGACCACCCGCAGGTAGTAGCCGATCGAGATGACACTGTTCAGCACGCCGATGACCGCCAGCCAGAGCAGGCCCTGCCCGACGGCGGACGAGAAGACCAGCCACTTGCCCATCAGGCCGGCGGTCGGCGGGATGCCGGCCAGCGAGAGCAGGAACAGCAGCATCGCCGCGGCGAGCGCCGGGCGGCGACTGGCCAGCCCCGCGAAGTCCGAAATGGACAGGTTTTCCTTGCCGTCGCGCCCGAGCGCCAGCACGACCATCCACGCGCCGAGATTCATCAGCGAGTAGGCGACCAGGTAGAAGACCGCGGCTTCCAGCCCGCCCACCTGCTGGGTGGTGATGCCCTGCGAGCCGGTCGCCAGCGCGACCAGGATGTAGCCCGCGTGCGCGATGCCGGAGTAGGCCAGCATGCGCTTGATGTTGTCCTGCATCAGCGCGCCGAGGTTGCCGATCGTCATAGTCAGCGCGGCCAGCACGGCCAGCGCCGTACCCCACGCGGCCAGCAGGCCCGGCGCGGGGAAGGCGATGTACAGCACGCGAATCAGCGCCGCGAAGCCGGCCACCTTGGCGGCCGAGCTCATGAACGCCGTGGCGGCGGTCGGGGCGCCCTCGTATACATCCGGCACCCAGGCATGGAACGGCGCGGCCGCGATCTTGAATCCGAAGCCGACTAGCAGCAGCGCGATGCCGGCCAGCGCCAGCAGGTCGGTCGTACCGGCCGCCTTGAAGTGTTTGGCGATCTCCGGCAGGCTCGTCGTGCCGGCCGCGCCGAACGTCAGCGCGATGCCGTACAGCAGGAACGCCGAGGCGAAACCGCCGAGCAGCAGGTACTTCATGCCGGCTTCCGCGCTCTCGGGGCGCGCGCGGTTGAACGCCGCCAGGATGTACAGCGCCAGCGAGAGCAGTTCCAATCCGAGGAAGATCGTAATCAGGTCGCTGCTGGTCGCCATGACCATGCCGCCCACGGTCACGAACAGGGTCAGCACGTAGTACTCGCCGCGGTTG
It contains:
- a CDS encoding transposase, with translation LFGIDLSAGGQAAIMQRAGQAAQPRVAAIQAQIRQSVVVGSDETSARVDGRNHWEWVFRAAGAVLHVIRPSRGVDVIESVMGDARVGTWVCDCWAPQLHAPAERFQLCLAHQIRNLEGLRAKCPHLRWARDLQALFREAIHLGKRRLALTADGYRRPVLSLMPCC
- a CDS encoding helix-turn-helix domain-containing protein, which codes for MPTNYLVAIHESVEQLAAREKALRGQPAALRVHALRLLKRGQVRSLATCASQVGYSARQLRRWWRQYQRSGLDGLLTIKHAPGQKPYMTATAWSDLETEMRAGRIAQLADAQRWLRERHGIQYTLGGLWGQFQQHGIKLKTGRR
- a CDS encoding NADH-quinone oxidoreductase subunit N, with amino-acid sequence MPLTLPTLDLTIILPIVVLTITALVVLLLDQFVSDEGRAWNAYAALAGVVLSALSAIVLQSGRSGTTLAGMAVLDGFGLVIELLLLGIAALTILFSMAYLRQQNINRGEYYVLTLFVTVGGMVMATSSDLITIFLGLELLSLALYILAAFNRARPESAEAGMKYLLLGGFASAFLLYGIALTFGAAGTTSLPEIAKHFKAAGTTDLLALAGIALLLVGFGFKIAAAPFHAWVPDVYEGAPTAATAFMSSAAKVAGFAALIRVLYIAFPAPGLLAAWGTALAVLAALTMTIGNLGALMQDNIKRMLAYSGIAHAGYILVALATGSQGITTQQVGGLEAAVFYLVAYSLMNLGAWMVVLALGRDGKENLSISDFAGLASRRPALAAAMLLFLLSLAGIPPTAGLMGKWLVFSSAVGQGLLWLAVIGVLNSVISIGYYLRVVMLMYTKPADETVQIGSPSGALQVAIVVAAVGVLVLGVLPGPVISWVQTVGFLR